A region of Plasmodium falciparum 3D7 genome assembly, chromosome: 12 DNA encodes the following proteins:
- a CDS encoding N-alpha-acetyltransferase 15, NatA auxiliary subunit, putative has product MKKEGVDHNKLPNKEVNNFRLMTQLIELKKHKKAYKICEQILKKYPKNGETLSVKGYLLNLMDDKNKEDAFRLIKEGIKNNLSSSFCWYLYGCLYKIYKNYDEALKCFMKSIKLNRFDFKALKEACIILLYLKRYDQFKDLRLDMYNDSVKNVKDKAVLVFSYHLTKSYEKCYVIIKQIDNELINDNELSINEKHDLLVYLSEILLEGKKYKECLNFLNKYQSVLLDTLWYYQMLGLLYLYQDDFKTSNLYFKKAFSMNYENINILLLILYTERDYYMHCDNNTDEKDQNLNNCKENITNSMSTNTQGKKTLSSLFYLDYKNEHKANEKVILDNNVKILLHELILDIYGSDRNLKLLSYVEKNIINDYICHNLDMKKYDIYSVSQFNNFVNINLIDQHNIIPSMDIDNVDGFIDKLNENIKKENKNILNNNNNNNNANLDKSPYDYHQFNNLHFSELLGVDLPYCYKKKYEKHMDKLYYFKIKNLNEEEEECLEKYFNNLQQLYKNSNLLKIIPLYFFNENKFSLYVEQLIRSLCFQKSLTIFNYFKPLLTFRNINIILFLLHKYIDYYDKQKDICPFIVKTDIQVKNDIMEENTQNLKTKNNEHMENKEDLNNISDHLQNVKNLDTSTHFEKREDMEQHDEKMYNKNEDKSNGILLSDHNNNNKDNKKSKKNDKVDEEEDDDENIPSELNDKDLEKLIEKNVEIKDLMGISSPLGNNNIKKKKDNKKNNDNENKEIKLDLKKSCLTNEEKKEYFIICIYSFIIQLYDYINCTDKALELIEKCIKSIEQKTNKNLIYELIFIKGLIYKRNGNYLGAYKYFEQCRNVNIGDRYINTKTIKTCLKCGLIKDAKKMASIFTNPLDNNFFKNINETQCFWLEYNISLSYVNNHPNIHLIHYLKTEANNIYDFKNVSPCDNQHNVKNITTQNGNIPHHNDNNNNNNNNDDDTNKIDDMLNETPFNLKKSILLENDINSKNIFQDYSKGLHLLHMGHKQFIDIHEDQICFYYYTMRKMLFKTYRHLLYMTGHLFSSRFYRRFGKSLIRILIDMYDFKITGKVETNKGNKKKNKTNNNNNNNNNVLNQEENIFYEHIQNEPLDNAMIYMNTFLSQPNIDISVHRLNYEIEKRKGKDYIQLINIITKMKSIFPHHNYHHKLAPVISHYLHTVPIDDMSDNDKKEITTKLNELFNLNHSEYDVNLLKTIRKQYIEDFINFFEEHKKGDLCYYQSALEVYMDCNEKIDSRFLKKVDMNIEKNKLERCFKFLRFLIKHKEKHLSLSELIDPFKAACRKIYPLATAFE; this is encoded by the exons ATGAAGAAGGAGGGGGTTGATCATAACAAGTTACCAAACAAAGAAGTGAACAATTTTCGCTTGATGACCCAGCTgatagaattaaaaaaacataagAAAGCTTATAAAATTTGTGAacagatattaaaaaaatatccgAAGAATGGAGAGACGTTATCTGTTAAAggttatttattaaatttgatggatgataaaaataaagaggaTGCATTTAGATTAATTAAAGaaggtataaaaaataatttatctaGTAGTTTTTGTTGGTATTTATATGGTTGTTTGTATAAgatatataagaattatgATGAGGCGTTAAAATGTTTTATGAAATCCATTAAGTTGAATAGATTTGATTTTAAAGCTTTAAAAGAAGCATGtataattttgttatatttaaaaaggtATGATCAATTTAAAGATTTAAGATTAGATATGTATAATGATAGTGTAAAGAATGTAAAGGATAAAGCTGTGTTAGTTTTTTCATATCATTTAACAAAGAGTTATGAAAAATGTTATGtaattataaaacaaattgacaatgaattaataaatgataatgaatTGAGTATTAATGAAAAACATGATTTGTTAGTATATTTAAGtgaaatattattagaagggaaaaaatataaagaatgtttaaattttttaaataaatatcaaTCTGTTTTATTAGATACTTTATGGTATTATCAAATGTTaggtttattatatttatatcaagaTGATTTTAAAACATccaatttatattttaaaaaagcaTTTTCTAtgaattatgaaaatataaatatccttttattaattttatatacagaAAGGGATTATTATATGCattgtgataataatacaGATGAAAAGGATcagaatttaaataattgtaaagaaaatattacaaattcGATGAGTACAAATACACAGGGAAAGAAAACCTTATCAAGTCTTTTCTATTtggattataaaaatgaacataaagCAAATGAAAAAGTTATTTTagataataatgtaaaaatattattacatgaattaatattagatatatatgGATCTGATAGAAACTTAAAATTACTTTCTtatgtagaaaaaaatataataaatgattatatatgtCACAATTTAGATATGaagaaatatgatatatatagtgTATCACAATTTAACAactttgtaaatataaatttaattgatcaacataatattatacctTCTATGGATATAGACAATGTAGATGGTTTTatagataaattaaatgaaaatataaaaaaggaaaataaaaatatattaaataataataataataataataatgcgAATTTAGACAAATCACCTTATGATTATCATCAATTTAATAATCTTCATTTTTCTGAATTGTTAGGTGTTGATTTACCTTAttgttataaaaagaaatatgaaaaacatatggataaattatattattttaaaataaaaaatttaaatgaagaagaagaagaatgcttagaaaaatattttaataatttacaacaattatataaaaattctaATTTACTGAAAATTattcctttatatttttttaatgaaaacAAATTTTCACTTTATGTAGAACAATTAATACGTTCTTTATGTTTTCAAAAGTCCTTGactatttttaattattttaagccattattaacatttcgaaatataaatattatacttttcttacttcataaatatatagattattatgataaacaAAAAGATATTTGTCCATTCATTGTAAAGACTGATATACaagtaaaaaatgatattatgGAAGAAAACACACAAAACctcaaaacaaaaaataatgaacacatggaaaataaagaagacttaaataatatatctgaTCATTTACAAAATGTGAAGAATTTAGATACTAGTACCCATTTTGAAAAAAGAGAGGACATGGAACAACACGatgaaaaaatgtataataagAATGAAGATAAATCAAATGGTATCTTACTATCTGAccataacaataataataaggataataaaaaaagtaaaaagaaTGACAAGGttgatgaagaagaagatgatgatgaaaatattccATCTGaattaaatgataaagaCTTAGAAAAATTAATAGAGAAAAATGTGGAAATTAAAGATCTTATGGGTATATCTAGTCCATtaggaaataataatataaaaaagaaaaaagataataaaaaaaataatgataatgaaaataaagaaattaaacttgatttaaaaaaatcatGTTTAACAAATGAGGAAAAgaaagaatattttattatttgtatttattcttttattatacaattatatgattatataaattgtaCAGATAAAGCATTAGAACTTAttgaaaaatgtataaaaagtattgaacaaaaaacaaataaaaatttaatatatgaattaatatttattaaaggaTTAATTTATAAACGTAATGGTAATTATTTAGgtgcatataaatattttgaacAATGTAGAAATGTTAATATAGGTGATAGgtatattaatacaaaaaCTATCAAAACATGTTTAAAATGTGGACTAATCAAAGATGCAAAAAAAATGGCAAGTATTTTTACAAATCCTttagataataatttttttaaaaatataaatgaaacaCAATGTTTTTGgttagaatataatatatcattaagcTATGTTAATAATCATccaaatatacatttaatacattatttaaaaacagaagcaaataatatatatgattttaaaaatgtatcCCCTTGTGATAATCAACATAAtgtgaaaaatataacaacGCAAAATGGAAACATTCCACATCACAacgacaataataataataataataataatgatgatgatacaaataaaattgatGATATGCTTAATGAAACACCGttcaatttaaaaaaaagtattttaTTAGAGAATGAtattaattcaaaaaatatatttcaagaTTATAGTAAAGGATTACATTTATTACATATGGGACATAAACAATTTATAGATATACATGAAGATCAAATATGTTTCTATTATTATACTATGAGAAAAATGttatttaaaacatatagacatttattatatatgactGGTCATCTTTTTTCAAGTCGATTCTATCGTAGATTTGGAAAATCTCTAATCAGAATTTTAATAGATATGTATGATTTTAAAATAACCGGAAAAGTAGAAACaaataaaggaaataaaaagaaaaacaaaactaataataataataataataataataatgtattaaatcaggaagaaaatattttttatgaacatATTCAAAATGAACCTTTAGATAATgctatgatatatatgaacacaTTTTTATCTCAACCAAATATTGATATATCAGTACACAGATTGAATTATGAAATAGAAAAGAGGAAAg gTAAGGATTACATCCAATTGATTAATATCATTACAAAAATGAAATCCATTTTCCCacatcataattatcatcataagtTGGCTCCAGTTATTTCTCACTATCTACATACag ttCCTATTGATGACATGTCTGATAACGATAAGAAAGAGATAACAACAAAATTAAATGAGCTCTTTAATTTAAACCATTCAGAATATGATGTAAATCTTTTGAAAACAATAAGAAAACAATATATTGaagattttattaatttttttgaagaACATAAAAAGGGggatttatgttattatcaATCTG CCCTTGAAGTATATATGGATTGCAATGAAAAAATTGACTCGagatttttaaaaaaagtggatatgaatatagaaaaaaataaattagaaagatgttttaaatttttaagaTTCCTAATTAAACATAAGGAGAAGCATTTATCCTTATCTGAACTTATAGACCCATTtaaa gCTGCCTGTAGAAAGATATATCCACTAGCAACAGCTTTCGAatga